A DNA window from Streptococcus mutans contains the following coding sequences:
- a CDS encoding YeiH family protein, with the protein MSLKFQKLSGLVLCFLIALPAWFLGQSFPLVGAPVFAIFLGMLLAIFYKNREHTEAGIAFTSKYILQFAVVLLGFGLNLSQVLTVGKTSLPIIVATISSSLLLAFLLQKWFKLDVNTATLVGVGSSICGGSAIAATAPVIQADGDEIAQSISVIFLFNILAALIFPTLGDMIGLSNHGFALFAGTAVNDTSSVTATAAAWDGLHHSNTLDGATIVKLTRTLAIIPITLGLSFYQVYKTKKVGKNQQHTVKLKKVFPMFILYFILASIITTILTALGVNPIFFTPLKTLSKFCIVMAMGAIGLNTNIVKLVKTGGQAIVLGASCWIVITLVSLGMQHLLGIW; encoded by the coding sequence ATGTCGCTTAAATTTCAAAAATTATCAGGACTTGTTCTCTGTTTCTTAATTGCTCTGCCAGCTTGGTTTTTAGGACAAAGTTTTCCTCTTGTTGGGGCACCGGTTTTTGCCATCTTTTTAGGAATGTTGCTCGCTATTTTTTATAAAAATCGTGAGCATACAGAAGCTGGCATTGCTTTTACGTCTAAATATATTTTGCAATTTGCCGTTGTTTTGCTCGGTTTTGGCTTGAATTTGTCACAGGTTTTAACAGTCGGCAAAACATCCTTACCCATTATCGTAGCAACGATTAGTTCTTCCTTGCTTTTGGCTTTCCTATTACAAAAATGGTTCAAACTGGATGTCAATACAGCAACTTTGGTTGGAGTCGGTTCTTCCATTTGTGGCGGCTCCGCTATTGCAGCAACAGCACCTGTTATTCAAGCAGATGGTGATGAAATTGCCCAGTCCATTTCAGTGATTTTTCTTTTTAATATTTTAGCTGCTTTAATTTTTCCAACCTTAGGAGATATGATTGGCTTGTCCAACCATGGCTTTGCCCTTTTTGCAGGAACAGCAGTCAATGATACTTCATCCGTTACTGCAACAGCAGCAGCTTGGGATGGACTGCATCATTCGAACACATTGGATGGAGCAACCATTGTTAAATTGACACGAACATTGGCTATTATTCCTATTACCTTAGGTTTGTCTTTTTATCAAGTTTATAAGACTAAAAAAGTAGGGAAAAATCAACAACATACAGTCAAATTAAAGAAGGTCTTTCCTATGTTTATTCTTTACTTTATTTTGGCTTCTATTATCACAACTATTTTAACAGCTTTAGGAGTCAATCCTATTTTCTTCACTCCTTTGAAAACTCTGTCTAAGTTTTGTATTGTCATGGCCATGGGAGCTATTGGCTTAAATACTAATATTGTTAAGCTGGTTAAAACCGGCGGTCAGGCTATTGTGCTTGGCGCTTCCTGCTGGATAGTTATCACCTTGGTTAGTCTTGGGATGCAACATCTCTTAGGCATTTGGTGA
- a CDS encoding LysR family transcriptional regulator has translation MLDYRVKTFIKVCETLNFTKAAQDLHITQPAVTKHIKALEAEYACSLFLFKGKQCQMTAEGQKLFLMLTSMTNDIKHFKQRVHETITQLHFGATMTIGEYVLTESLAQLMISHPRLELKMSIANTQKLLGEIDRGEIDFAVIEGFFSQEQYDSSIYKHEPFIAVASPACPLKNQKLGLTDLLAEPLIIREEGSGTREVLDTILKEKNLAKSDFQKVSEISNLNTIKQLVSRNLGISFFYRSVVQKELEEGSLIELKLEEFPVYHDFTFVWNKNSFFEEEYKEVLDLIRTYA, from the coding sequence ATGCTAGACTATCGTGTTAAGACTTTTATTAAAGTTTGTGAAACCTTGAATTTTACCAAAGCAGCTCAGGACTTACACATTACACAACCAGCAGTTACCAAACACATTAAGGCTTTGGAAGCTGAGTACGCTTGTTCTTTATTTCTTTTTAAAGGCAAGCAATGTCAAATGACTGCCGAAGGGCAGAAACTTTTTTTGATGCTGACATCCATGACTAATGATATTAAGCATTTTAAACAAAGAGTTCATGAAACAATAACTCAGCTGCACTTTGGTGCTACAATGACTATTGGAGAATACGTTCTGACAGAGTCCTTAGCTCAACTGATGATAAGTCATCCACGTTTAGAATTGAAAATGAGCATCGCTAACACTCAAAAATTACTGGGAGAAATTGACCGAGGAGAGATTGACTTTGCTGTTATTGAAGGCTTCTTTTCTCAAGAACAATACGACAGTTCCATTTATAAACATGAACCTTTTATTGCAGTGGCTTCTCCTGCTTGTCCCCTGAAAAATCAAAAGCTAGGCTTAACTGACTTACTAGCAGAACCCTTAATCATTCGTGAAGAAGGGTCTGGCACGCGCGAAGTTTTAGATACTATTTTGAAAGAAAAAAACTTGGCTAAGTCAGATTTTCAAAAGGTCAGTGAAATCAGTAATTTAAACACGATTAAACAACTCGTTAGTCGTAATTTAGGAATCTCCTTTTTCTATCGCAGTGTTGTTCAAAAGGAGCTGGAAGAAGGCAGTTTAATAGAATTAAAGTTGGAGGAGTTTCCCGTTTATCATGATTTCACCTTTGTTTGGAATAAAAATAGTTTTTTTGAGGAAGAATATAAGGAAGTTTTGGATTTGATTAGGACTTATGCCTAA
- a CDS encoding DUF4947 domain-containing protein, whose protein sequence is MKKRKILILLTLSMSLILVACQSHSKIDTDKIQEKIAKEHSKFKKEQSESSSSNAKTEKSTEAQNSGSSKKAKGLPKDANHAKTDKIYATGDAKVYYSNENDGFEAQISDFKGYNQDKVKKILGKPDSISTDQNAIQNGFKEKELENINELINSGSLTEEQGKAFYAVAVDLAQTTKINNSSHYVLFSYQGGKVQLIFNGDSDLYYMTPNSKYLYFK, encoded by the coding sequence ATGAAGAAAAGAAAGATCCTTATTTTACTGACTTTATCAATGTCTCTGATTTTAGTAGCTTGCCAATCGCATTCCAAGATTGATACGGATAAAATCCAAGAAAAAATCGCTAAGGAACATTCTAAATTTAAGAAAGAGCAAAGCGAAAGCTCCTCAAGCAACGCAAAAACAGAAAAGTCCACTGAAGCCCAAAACTCGGGTTCATCTAAAAAAGCTAAAGGACTTCCAAAAGACGCTAACCATGCTAAGACAGACAAAATTTATGCTACAGGAGATGCCAAAGTTTACTACTCCAATGAAAACGATGGTTTTGAAGCTCAGATTTCAGACTTCAAAGGTTATAACCAAGATAAGGTTAAAAAAATTTTAGGCAAGCCAGATAGTATTTCAACAGACCAAAATGCTATTCAAAATGGTTTTAAGGAAAAAGAATTAGAAAATATAAATGAGCTTATCAATAGTGGAAGCCTGACAGAAGAACAGGGCAAAGCTTTCTATGCTGTTGCTGTTGATCTAGCTCAAACTACTAAAATAAACAACAGCTCTCATTACGTCTTATTTAGTTATCAAGGTGGCAAAGTACAGCTTATCTTTAATGGTGATAGCGACCTTTACTACATGACCCCAAATTCAAAATACCTTTATTTCAAATAA
- the hemH gene encoding ferrochelatase, protein MSQQKIGVLLVNLGTPEYPTAPAIRKFLKPFLADSRVIDYPKFLWKPILYSFILPFRLRKVKPLYQHVWTNEGSPLYANTIGQEKALQAHFDQSEHGVLVRATMAYSKPSISDVVDEFLKEKVAKMIVLPLFPQYSSTTTAAIFDAFAQSLKKKKDIPPFDFIHHYYERPSYIQALAQTIRLQENEHLLFSFHGIPQRYVIEGDYYTEHCQQTAQLIAVAAGLSEEQWQVSYQSRFGPEEWTRPYTDETLIQLPKQGKKKLAVICPGFAADCLETLEEIDITNRKHFMAAGGQAYRYIPALNASPAHIQLLAELISERL, encoded by the coding sequence ATGTCTCAACAAAAAATCGGCGTTTTACTGGTTAACTTAGGGACACCTGAGTATCCAACTGCGCCAGCCATTCGTAAATTTCTCAAACCCTTTTTAGCGGATTCCCGAGTTATTGACTATCCTAAATTTTTATGGAAGCCTATCTTGTATAGCTTTATCCTTCCCTTTCGTCTCAGGAAAGTAAAACCTCTTTACCAACATGTTTGGACAAATGAAGGTTCCCCTCTTTATGCCAATACCATCGGTCAAGAAAAAGCTCTACAAGCTCATTTTGATCAGAGTGAACATGGGGTTTTAGTTAGAGCTACTATGGCTTACAGTAAGCCTTCTATTTCAGATGTGGTTGATGAATTTCTAAAGGAAAAAGTAGCTAAAATGATTGTTTTACCACTTTTTCCACAATATTCCTCAACAACAACGGCCGCCATTTTTGACGCCTTTGCCCAATCTTTGAAAAAGAAAAAAGATATACCTCCTTTTGACTTTATTCATCACTATTATGAAAGACCTTCCTATATTCAAGCTCTGGCCCAGACTATACGCTTACAGGAAAATGAGCACCTGCTCTTTTCCTTTCATGGCATTCCGCAAAGATATGTGATAGAAGGGGATTATTATACAGAGCACTGCCAGCAGACAGCTCAATTAATTGCGGTTGCTGCTGGCTTATCTGAGGAGCAATGGCAGGTATCCTATCAATCACGTTTTGGACCTGAGGAGTGGACGCGTCCTTATACCGATGAAACCCTTATTCAGCTTCCTAAGCAAGGCAAGAAAAAGCTTGCTGTTATTTGTCCGGGTTTTGCTGCTGATTGTTTGGAAACGTTGGAAGAAATTGATATAACCAATCGTAAGCATTTTATGGCTGCTGGAGGACAAGCTTACCGTTATATCCCAGCTTTAAATGCTAGTCCTGCCCATATTCAGTTATTGGCAGAACTGATTTCAGAAAGATTGTAA
- the pgfM2 gene encoding glycosyltransferase PgfM2 — protein sequence MVSREEKDNKAVNERTQDMRQEPLEHFSRSRAHRSQARHRETVASEKEEQKNTEKDPFKNTLGFLAAFCLPMLVMAVVFAVMKLYPFGKETLMSGDYTLQYIPLYRALGHAFRHMDIGALFWSWYKGVGGVMPSVWGFNSLSPFSLAIGLAPAKYLNLSVFLVTLLRQGFSGLSFYYFLHKRYEAHCHRLLAVCIAAIYGLSGFLIVNQVNPNFLDNIILLPLLLIGVEKILDGKVSIKYTLVLALMFVVQFYTAYMACIFVIFYSFYYILAQKSAFLFKAKQLLRLLIYSLLGIGLSAIWLLPVFYSLLDTKAAGGEVDPWAFTFLYNPIRLLIKFFPGAASGEEWGDFTALPNFYVGVLGFLGLFNFFFTKGIALRKKISGLLLLIFLVLAFSNAAAIRFWHMGQMPVGFYYRNAWLLSPVFLILTYQALQKVKSWSRLQMIATFVLALLANVYVYFAVKEKTYTLVTVWQELGMIITLILLLFLIWFQLSKSWQLAFVILVSMVDMGINAKITIDRNLWHSPSSVLAAESKQEAFYKNLKLPKSGLARLEKSSANTWNDSLTYNYYGVNHFTSSVEYKNLEFLGRLGLPSSTAISMYVGGTPLTDALVNLRYYVDNATWTYSARKDLSNYYHPIQTLGNAKLLENTSVFGLGFSGDGAMLREKLDKEDVVANQNQIYHGLSDNLENLFDPYQAANLSLDNVALADDANGQQIYKRQSSDRPGTIRLTWTPQDNNSYYLYSSQIHSTDLNHLKFTLNGQAYTVFDRYRNPQLWSLASNSKDQEQTFEISLTDNSSLNLTGLQLYRFNDDSFTNFVKQGHIAKWNPEKVTSLSLSGEVKQVSGKNYLFTSIPYNAGWHVKVDGKTVKTQEVWNAMLAFKLPSGKHQIKLYYIPQGLIYGSLITLLSLIFVISILRKSRQLRKKQEEEREPI from the coding sequence ATGGTATCAAGAGAAGAAAAAGACAACAAGGCAGTAAATGAAAGAACTCAAGATATGAGGCAGGAACCTTTGGAACATTTCAGTCGCAGTCGTGCGCATCGTTCACAAGCGCGTCATCGGGAGACTGTTGCTTCTGAAAAAGAAGAGCAAAAGAATACAGAAAAGGATCCTTTTAAGAATACCTTAGGATTTTTGGCTGCTTTCTGCCTGCCTATGTTAGTGATGGCAGTCGTTTTTGCTGTCATGAAGCTTTATCCTTTTGGTAAGGAAACTTTGATGAGCGGTGATTATACTTTACAATACATCCCCCTTTATCGTGCCTTAGGACATGCTTTTAGACATATGGATATTGGTGCTCTCTTTTGGTCTTGGTACAAAGGGGTTGGTGGTGTGATGCCATCTGTTTGGGGCTTCAACAGTCTCAGTCCCTTTAGTCTAGCTATTGGTTTGGCACCTGCTAAATATCTTAATTTATCAGTTTTTCTGGTAACCTTGCTGCGCCAAGGTTTTTCTGGTCTTAGCTTCTATTATTTCCTTCACAAACGTTATGAAGCCCATTGTCACCGTTTATTGGCTGTCTGTATAGCTGCTATCTATGGTTTGAGCGGTTTTCTTATTGTTAATCAGGTCAATCCTAATTTCTTAGATAATATTATTCTTTTACCGCTTTTGCTGATTGGTGTGGAAAAAATTCTAGATGGCAAAGTCAGTATCAAGTATACCTTGGTTTTGGCTCTTATGTTTGTGGTTCAATTTTACACGGCTTATATGGCCTGTATCTTTGTTATTTTCTACAGCTTTTATTATATCCTAGCTCAAAAATCAGCTTTTCTTTTTAAAGCAAAGCAGTTGCTGCGTTTGCTAATCTATTCTCTTTTGGGAATAGGTTTGAGTGCGATTTGGCTTTTACCGGTTTTTTATTCTCTCTTAGATACAAAGGCTGCAGGCGGAGAGGTTGATCCTTGGGCTTTTACGTTTCTTTATAATCCCATCAGACTTTTAATTAAGTTCTTTCCCGGTGCGGCCAGTGGTGAAGAATGGGGAGATTTTACTGCTCTGCCTAATTTTTATGTTGGTGTTCTTGGCTTTCTTGGCTTGTTTAATTTCTTTTTCACTAAGGGCATCGCTTTACGTAAGAAAATCAGCGGTCTCTTATTATTGATCTTTCTTGTTTTAGCTTTTTCGAATGCAGCTGCTATCCGTTTTTGGCATATGGGACAAATGCCGGTTGGTTTTTACTACCGTAATGCTTGGCTGTTGAGTCCTGTTTTCTTAATCTTAACTTATCAAGCTTTGCAAAAGGTAAAATCTTGGAGTCGTCTGCAAATGATTGCGACTTTCGTCCTTGCTCTTTTGGCCAATGTTTATGTTTATTTTGCTGTTAAGGAAAAAACTTACACTTTGGTCACCGTTTGGCAGGAATTGGGCATGATCATTACTTTAATTTTACTCTTGTTCTTGATTTGGTTCCAACTGTCTAAGTCCTGGCAGCTTGCTTTTGTTATTTTAGTAAGCATGGTTGATATGGGGATCAATGCTAAAATAACGATTGACAGAAATTTATGGCATAGCCCAAGCTCTGTTTTGGCTGCTGAAAGTAAGCAGGAGGCGTTTTACAAAAACTTGAAGCTGCCTAAATCAGGTTTGGCACGTCTTGAAAAAAGCAGTGCCAATACTTGGAATGATTCTCTGACTTATAATTATTATGGTGTTAACCATTTTACATCTAGTGTTGAATATAAGAATTTAGAATTTTTAGGAAGACTTGGTCTGCCTTCTTCAACAGCTATTTCCATGTATGTTGGCGGTACGCCCTTAACAGATGCTTTGGTTAATTTACGTTATTATGTGGATAATGCTACTTGGACTTACTCTGCCAGAAAAGATTTGTCTAATTATTATCATCCTATTCAAACTCTGGGAAATGCTAAACTGTTAGAAAATACTTCTGTTTTTGGCTTGGGTTTTTCGGGTGATGGTGCTATGCTAAGGGAAAAATTAGATAAGGAAGATGTTGTTGCTAATCAAAATCAGATTTATCATGGTCTTTCGGACAATCTTGAAAATCTTTTTGATCCTTATCAAGCAGCTAATCTGTCTTTAGATAATGTTGCTTTGGCTGATGATGCTAATGGACAGCAAATTTATAAACGTCAGTCTTCAGACCGTCCGGGTACTATCCGTTTGACTTGGACACCACAGGATAATAATTCATATTATTTGTATTCTTCACAAATTCATTCGACAGATTTAAATCATCTTAAATTCACTTTGAATGGGCAAGCTTACACGGTTTTTGATCGTTACCGTAACCCACAGCTTTGGAGCCTTGCTTCCAACAGCAAAGACCAAGAACAAACCTTTGAAATCAGTTTAACAGATAATAGTTCTCTTAACTTAACAGGTTTGCAACTCTATCGCTTCAATGACGATAGTTTCACAAATTTCGTGAAGCAAGGTCATATTGCTAAATGGAATCCTGAAAAAGTAACTTCACTATCTCTTTCAGGAGAAGTAAAACAAGTTTCAGGTAAGAATTATTTATTTACTTCTATTCCTTATAATGCTGGCTGGCACGTAAAAGTAGATGGCAAAACGGTCAAAACGCAGGAAGTTTGGAATGCTATGTTAGCCTTTAAGCTGCCGTCAGGTAAACATCAGATAAAACTTTATTATATCCCACAAGGACTTATCTATGGCAGCCTTATTACCTTACTTTCTTTAATATTTGTCATTAGTATTTTAAGAAAAAGTCGTCAATTAAGAAAAAAGCAGGAAGAAGAAAGAGAACCTATTTAA
- the pgfE gene encoding UDP-4-glucose epimerase PgfE, translated as MTKILVTGGAGYLGSHTCVELLNQDYRLVVVDNLLHSSFKSLTAIKEITGKDFTFYQADIRDKKSLEAIFEKEAITAVIHFAGLKIVNESTSIPLDYYANNFSGTITLLQVMQQFSCKNFIFSSSASVYGNKAPAPVSEEAPRSVMTPYGRTKMMIEDVLMDVSVSDSAWNIVILRYFNPIGAHSSGELGEDPQGLPTNLLPYISQVALGKLDRVRVFGGDYDTKDGTGIRDYIHVVDLARGHVAALQKLIAGSGLSIYNLGTGKGTSVLELIQEMGEIVGHPIPYQIVGRRAGDIAVSYADVSKAEKELNWHAQYDLKRMCQDSWRWQKKYPNGFRE; from the coding sequence ATGACGAAAATTCTAGTAACAGGGGGCGCTGGTTATCTGGGTTCTCATACTTGTGTTGAATTATTAAACCAAGATTATCGGCTTGTTGTTGTGGATAATTTGCTGCATTCTAGTTTCAAAAGTTTAACAGCCATTAAAGAGATTACTGGCAAAGACTTTACTTTTTATCAGGCAGATATTAGAGATAAGAAAAGTCTTGAAGCCATTTTTGAAAAGGAAGCCATTACTGCGGTCATCCATTTCGCAGGACTTAAAATTGTGAATGAATCTACTTCTATTCCGCTTGATTATTATGCTAACAATTTTTCGGGAACCATTACACTCTTACAAGTTATGCAGCAGTTTTCCTGTAAAAATTTTATCTTTTCATCCTCAGCCAGCGTTTATGGAAATAAAGCACCTGCTCCAGTTTCAGAAGAGGCGCCACGTTCGGTGATGACCCCTTATGGTCGTACAAAGATGATGATTGAAGATGTGTTAATGGATGTGTCTGTTTCAGATAGTGCTTGGAATATTGTCATTTTGCGCTATTTTAACCCCATTGGTGCTCACAGTTCAGGTGAGTTAGGCGAAGATCCTCAAGGTTTGCCAACTAATCTTTTACCTTATATAAGCCAAGTTGCTCTTGGAAAATTAGATAGGGTGCGGGTTTTTGGTGGTGATTATGATACCAAAGATGGGACTGGTATTCGTGATTATATTCATGTTGTCGATCTTGCTAGAGGCCATGTTGCAGCTTTACAAAAACTAATTGCTGGTTCGGGTCTTTCAATTTATAATCTAGGAACTGGAAAAGGAACTTCTGTTTTAGAGCTTATTCAAGAAATGGGAGAAATTGTTGGACATCCCATTCCTTATCAAATCGTTGGCAGGCGTGCAGGAGATATTGCTGTTTCTTATGCTGATGTTTCTAAAGCTGAGAAAGAGCTGAATTGGCATGCCCAATATGATTTAAAACGGATGTGCCAAGACTCTTGGCGCTGGCAAAAAAAGTACCCTAATGGATTTAGAGAGTAA
- the pgfM1 gene encoding glycosyltransferase PgfM1, whose translation MRHSRKQESQRSSFKKAGKFKVLLASTLLPMMIMLVVWYFMDTFPFGRNTLMAVDFGQQYIGLYGFLKATVLTGDWSGLFYSFSKSIGGAMIGIWGFNLISPFNLFYILFPLTQFKWAVFLTIWLRYGAMGLSFAYLLVKRYKALSYNPWLVPLMATAYALSGMIVSYQMNPIFYDAMIMLPLVIISLEELIDGRKPFKYIIVLALTMLLHFYMGYMICLFVALYTCYYAASKLAEIGDWKIKITAFFKPVLRVICYSILAITSVFFLLYPIFLNLLRSKGAYDNPLTFSFALQINPFDILSKLMIGGFDNESSWSAGPNLPNIYVGALALVGFFLYFVQAKAHKYSKVVAAFISLLFFVSIVNEFANKIWHMGQNPAGFFYRFSWILSFFMVLLAYQALRERKYLGWKGLIVGIILSFASAYYVISHDYTYIAKKQPKIVTDFVTSHEAFILLLVFVFFAGLAVYAWKRLDQYKEARLCAIAASLLAIPVSLYLLNKGLLLTQVCLTLLTWLFVLIYLALRPKSKLVWSLLALVTVLELGYNAYLSQVTLGYADAYKFTDVTKSMKELSDVIKKKNKAGFYRVGSSFLYSKNDPFLVSYPGLSTFSSNMEKSTINLFNSMGDVGGNAATFYANGTALTDALYSVRYYIDRKDYSATDIEKHPNWQFFNRNATRSDLKEYYKPIYENKRFIIYENPDVLSPAFGTNTLTHNIKFGINNPVSNQNIILSSMSGKKQKYFEYIGIPKIELINMQEVNENGHRIFKRIDKKQAGTIRITFTPQTDDTYYFQAPYSLRKSMGNVSIMLNNQWYHYSQSYDQVQLWNLTSKTPNQEMVLQLQTSQDDQLDLTNMALVRANQTAIKKVIDDRLKQDMTVTKWTNTLIKGHVQITDKSNVMMTSIPYNPGWTVKVDGKKVKTDEAWGSLLSFPITSGKHRIEMSFMPQGFVVGIAVSVISVALTILLKWQDSRSEKRSSIS comes from the coding sequence ATGAGACATTCAAGAAAACAAGAAAGCCAAAGATCATCTTTTAAGAAAGCTGGGAAATTTAAGGTTCTTCTAGCAAGTACCTTGCTTCCAATGATGATTATGTTGGTTGTCTGGTATTTTATGGATACGTTTCCTTTTGGAAGAAATACTTTAATGGCAGTTGACTTTGGACAGCAGTATATCGGTCTTTATGGCTTTTTGAAGGCAACGGTTTTAACGGGTGATTGGTCAGGACTCTTTTATTCTTTTTCTAAGTCTATTGGCGGTGCTATGATTGGGATTTGGGGCTTCAATTTAATTAGTCCTTTTAATCTTTTTTATATTTTATTTCCTTTGACGCAGTTTAAATGGGCAGTCTTTTTAACCATCTGGTTACGCTATGGAGCGATGGGCTTGAGTTTTGCTTATCTACTCGTAAAACGTTACAAGGCGCTCTCTTATAATCCTTGGCTAGTTCCTCTTATGGCAACGGCCTATGCTCTTTCAGGTATGATTGTCTCTTATCAGATGAATCCTATCTTTTATGATGCGATGATCATGCTTCCTTTAGTTATTATTAGTCTTGAAGAGTTGATAGATGGTAGGAAACCGTTTAAATACATTATAGTGTTGGCTCTGACCATGCTTTTGCATTTTTATATGGGCTACATGATTTGTTTGTTCGTTGCCCTTTATACTTGTTATTATGCAGCATCGAAGTTGGCAGAAATCGGTGATTGGAAGATCAAAATAACTGCTTTCTTTAAACCTGTTTTACGTGTGATTTGCTATTCAATTTTGGCAATTACTTCAGTGTTCTTCCTGCTCTATCCTATCTTTTTAAATCTGTTACGCAGTAAAGGTGCTTACGATAATCCTTTAACTTTTAGCTTTGCTCTCCAAATTAATCCTTTTGATATCTTATCAAAATTGATGATAGGTGGTTTTGACAATGAATCCTCTTGGTCAGCGGGGCCCAATTTACCTAATATTTATGTTGGGGCGCTTGCTTTGGTCGGCTTTTTCCTTTATTTTGTTCAGGCTAAAGCGCACAAATATAGCAAGGTTGTTGCTGCTTTTATTAGTCTTCTTTTCTTTGTTTCTATTGTTAATGAATTTGCTAATAAAATTTGGCATATGGGACAAAATCCAGCAGGTTTCTTTTATCGTTTCTCATGGATTTTATCTTTCTTTATGGTTCTTTTGGCTTACCAAGCTCTTAGAGAAAGGAAGTATCTGGGCTGGAAAGGTCTTATAGTAGGGATTATCTTGAGCTTTGCTTCGGCTTATTATGTTATCAGTCATGATTATACCTATATCGCGAAAAAACAACCTAAGATAGTGACAGATTTTGTGACTTCACATGAAGCTTTCATACTTCTTTTAGTCTTTGTTTTTTTCGCTGGTCTCGCTGTTTATGCTTGGAAGCGGCTTGACCAATACAAAGAAGCTCGTTTGTGTGCGATTGCTGCTAGTTTATTAGCTATTCCAGTCTCGCTTTATTTGTTAAATAAGGGTCTCTTATTGACACAAGTTTGCCTTACTCTCTTAACTTGGCTTTTTGTTTTGATTTATCTGGCTCTTCGTCCTAAAAGCAAGCTTGTCTGGTCTCTTCTAGCCCTTGTTACGGTGCTTGAGTTGGGCTACAATGCCTACCTTTCTCAAGTGACTCTGGGCTATGCTGATGCTTATAAATTTACGGATGTCACTAAGAGTATGAAAGAATTATCAGATGTCATCAAGAAGAAAAATAAGGCAGGATTTTACCGTGTAGGCTCTAGTTTTCTCTATTCTAAAAACGATCCTTTCTTGGTTTCCTATCCCGGTTTAAGTACCTTTAGCTCCAATATGGAAAAATCAACTATTAATCTGTTTAACTCGATGGGAGATGTTGGTGGTAATGCAGCAACCTTTTATGCCAACGGAACGGCTTTAACAGATGCTCTTTACAGCGTTCGTTACTATATTGATCGTAAAGATTACAGTGCAACGGACATTGAAAAACACCCTAACTGGCAGTTCTTCAATCGAAATGCGACACGTTCAGATCTTAAAGAGTATTACAAACCTATTTATGAGAATAAACGCTTTATCATTTATGAAAATCCTGATGTCCTCTCACCAGCCTTTGGAACAAATACCTTGACACATAATATTAAGTTTGGGATTAATAATCCTGTTTCTAATCAAAATATTATTCTCTCTTCAATGTCTGGCAAGAAGCAAAAGTATTTTGAATATATCGGTATTCCTAAAATTGAGTTGATTAATATGCAGGAAGTTAATGAAAATGGGCACCGTATTTTCAAACGAATTGATAAAAAACAAGCTGGTACGATTAGGATTACCTTTACACCGCAAACGGATGATACTTATTATTTCCAAGCTCCTTATAGTTTACGCAAATCAATGGGAAATGTTTCCATTATGCTCAATAATCAATGGTATCATTACTCACAAAGCTATGATCAAGTACAGCTTTGGAATTTAACCAGTAAGACACCAAATCAAGAGATGGTTTTACAGCTGCAAACTTCGCAAGATGATCAGCTTGACTTGACTAACATGGCCCTTGTCAGAGCTAATCAGACAGCTATTAAAAAAGTTATCGATGACCGCTTAAAACAAGATATGACAGTGACTAAGTGGACAAATACCTTAATTAAAGGACATGTTCAAATTACAGATAAAAGCAATGTCATGATGACCAGTATTCCTTATAATCCGGGTTGGACAGTGAAAGTAGACGGTAAAAAAGTCAAGACTGATGAGGCTTGGGGAAGTTTATTATCCTTTCCAATTACAAGTGGCAAACATCGTATTGAAATGTCCTTTATGCCTCAAGGTTTTGTTGTGGGAATTGCTGTTTCAGTGATTTCTGTTGCCCTTACTATTTTGTTAAAGTGGCAGGATTCTAGATCAGAAAAAAGAAGTTCTATTTCTTAA